Proteins encoded within one genomic window of Oncorhynchus keta strain PuntledgeMale-10-30-2019 chromosome 12, Oket_V2, whole genome shotgun sequence:
- the LOC118391707 gene encoding avidin-related protein 3-like, translating to MCSSKQFVGRDCRRRCTQCYYTTLLSDSVFVCTKHPEEESYIGIKMGDLKTEYHRQQLMATVGDQPPTAEAIPCNVTGVWRNELGSVLDIEAVGSELRGRYQSAVETAPGVTGPEHQAKLLGVTSNQGLQTSVAFSVLWEAGSCSSWVGQCFQLPDGKRVLKTVWMLRSVASCLADNWKSTRMGEDMFVFIS from the exons ATGTGTTCATCGAAACAATTTGTTGGTCGTGATTGTCGGCGTCGCTGTACACAGTGTTATTATACCACTCTCCTCTCCGATTCTGTCTTCGTCTGTACAAAGCATCCGGAAGAAGAGTCATACATCGGGATAAAGATGGGGGATTTAAAAACGGAGTATCATCGACAACAGTTGATGGCAACGGTTGGGGATCAACCTCCCACTGCTGAG GCAATCCCATGCAATGTGACGGGAGTGTGGCGAAATGAGCTGGGCTCTGTGCTTGATATTGAGGCGGTCGGTTCTGAGCTCCGAGGCCGTTATCAGAGTGCAGTGGAGACTGCTCCAGGAGTCACGGGTCCAGAACACCAGGCCAAGCTACTGGGGGTGACTAGTAATCAGGGTCTGCAAACCTCTGTGGCTTTCTCTGTGTTATGGGAGGCAG gtTCCTGTAGCtcttgggttggtcagtgtttccaacTGCCTGATGGGAAGCGAGTGCTGAAGACCGTGTGGATGCTGCGCTCTGTGGCTTCATGCCTTGCAGACAACTGGAAGAGTACCAG GATGGGAGAGGATATGTTCGTCTTCATTTCCTGA